A genomic segment from Pirellulales bacterium encodes:
- a CDS encoding DoxX family protein, translated as MNQSVAIVTRRRPKNRQGYTGPAGTTPLPWLISLFVRRRHHNLLKGICTLELLNGERWQRWVPIPIRMILGVGFMVHGWAKWSRGPAAFAELLKQAHVPLPLANAWLVTLLEICGGLALLIGAFVAIVSVPLILSMLGAMFTVNIKFGFSAVNTIGLTPAGPQLGPPGYEINLLYIACLAVLILGGAGPLSIDALRSRQRQRRLRVAA; from the coding sequence ATGAACCAATCCGTTGCAATCGTCACCCGACGCAGGCCAAAGAATCGGCAGGGCTACACCGGTCCGGCTGGCACGACACCCCTACCGTGGCTAATCTCCTTATTCGTTAGGCGACGCCACCACAATCTTTTAAAAGGAATCTGCACGCTTGAATTACTAAACGGTGAGCGGTGGCAGCGATGGGTTCCCATACCAATTCGGATGATCCTTGGTGTGGGGTTCATGGTCCATGGATGGGCCAAGTGGAGTCGTGGGCCAGCGGCCTTCGCCGAGCTTTTGAAACAGGCTCACGTGCCACTGCCTCTCGCTAACGCCTGGCTGGTGACCTTGCTGGAGATTTGTGGCGGCCTGGCTCTTCTAATCGGGGCATTTGTCGCCATCGTAAGTGTTCCACTAATCCTTTCGATGCTGGGCGCGATGTTTACCGTAAACATCAAGTTCGGCTTTAGCGCCGTGAACACAATCGGCCTCACCCCTGCGGGGCCCCAATTGGGCCCGCCTGGTTACGAAATCAACCTGCTATACATCGCCTGCCTGGCGGTGCTTATCCTCGGCGGCGCGGGCCCTTTGTCGATTGATGCGCTGCGAAGTCGCCAACGGCAGCGGCGTTTGCGAGTAGCCGCCTAA
- a CDS encoding alpha/beta hydrolase, giving the protein MPFPENTAVVVAHGAWADGSSWKEVILALSKQGLQVIAAPLPLTSLSDDITALNRTIARTSGPVLVAGHAYAGAVIAAANDERVKALVYVAALAPEEGETVAQVFYRDEAHPQAPNLAPDGEGWIWMPEEGFSNAFAHHATADQIALCKAVQRPISLKCIQEPAPKPAWRSKPSWFLIAEEDRMINPKTQRFMAERMQARTHAFAVDHTPLLTAPERVVEVIIAAAQETLSYPTDREVPRSLSTLFDISIRLER; this is encoded by the coding sequence GTGCCATTTCCTGAAAACACCGCGGTAGTTGTGGCCCATGGCGCTTGGGCGGATGGATCGAGTTGGAAGGAAGTCATTCTCGCCCTTAGCAAACAAGGATTGCAGGTTATTGCAGCGCCGCTACCACTCACCTCGCTCAGCGACGATATCACTGCACTGAACCGGACGATCGCCAGGACAAGCGGTCCTGTGCTTGTCGCGGGACACGCTTATGCCGGTGCAGTGATTGCGGCGGCGAATGACGAGCGCGTCAAAGCACTGGTCTATGTGGCGGCGCTTGCTCCTGAAGAGGGAGAGACTGTCGCCCAAGTCTTTTACCGCGATGAAGCGCATCCGCAAGCCCCCAATCTCGCACCTGACGGAGAAGGATGGATCTGGATGCCCGAGGAAGGGTTCTCCAACGCCTTCGCGCATCATGCCACTGCAGATCAAATTGCATTATGCAAAGCGGTCCAGCGGCCAATCTCACTCAAGTGCATCCAGGAGCCGGCTCCGAAGCCCGCGTGGAGATCAAAGCCGTCCTGGTTTCTGATCGCGGAAGAAGACCGCATGATCAATCCCAAAACGCAACGTTTCATGGCCGAGCGAATGCAGGCGCGCACTCATGCGTTTGCCGTCGACCATACGCCCTTACTCACTGCGCCGGAAAGAGTCGTGGAGGTCATCATCGCCGCTGCACAAGAAACGCTCTCGTACCCCACCGACCGTGAAGTTCCGCGCTCCTTGTCAACTTTGTTCGATATCTCAATCCGTCTAGAAAGGTGA